The genomic window TATACAATACTATTAAGAAGTAATTGAACCCATATAACATTATTGCTTTTCACCTGATGTGAAACAGTTTTATTTTCAACGATATAATTctcattttattgtttttttttcgaccCTTGCGATTTGCGATTACGGAGCTCATGTAATCGTCTTTATTTGATGGATacagagaaataaaaatacacgTTTTAACAACAGTCCCTTTAGTAAAAGTTTAATGTATAAACAATgttcaaaaaaatggttcaACCGTGACGTTTTTATTCATGGGCTTTGGCGCATACAAACTTTATGCTTTATTTGGCACATTTCTATTGAATGCTTCCCCTGCTGCAGAGGTATACAATTTATACTTTGCTCATATTTCTACATATTTACCTAAAATGTTACATTTGATACGGTCTATAGAACCAAATTTAGTTagaattttaattttacttcCTTAGGGTTCCCATACGGAAATATAATAAAGGCCTATTAGTCATGAACGCATATTCTAACATCATTGCCTTACaaatgtgacaaaatttCCAAAACGATTCCGTTCAAATTGGCGCGAATAGGATTCAGAAGActcctttaaaaaagaataaattaggttactatttaaaaattgcttcCATTAAGcattaaaatgaataaaagacAATTTAATGATTATTTAGAAAAAGCATGTTATTATAGACACACATGTATAAACAAACACGTGGACATGGAGGACTTTAAATcccttttatttcattcacCTTCAATGTAATAAAACCATATAAAAATGACACCCCTGTACTTTTCATCAGAACATAGAACCATTTTTACATCAGAAAAAGGATTGATATATGCAAATTCATTCTTCctcacgttttttttcccttattttaGCTTTAATTACACAATACTAGAATGAACGAAGCGTATGTtataatataaaatgaaagtaaaatattatattataattaattttcagtttttaatttttaaaaattaataaagttctaatatataattagtaTTATTCTTTAGTATATTTCATCTTTTATATTTACAATGCGGGGATAAAACAATGTGTAAAGTATATTTCAAAATGCCAATTGTGTTAAACGGAATTTATTTTACACGGAATAACGTAAAACAAAGAAGTCGgaatacggaaaaaaaggaaaaaaaaaaaaaaaaaaaaaaaaatcaaatagaaagttgcatatatgtgcctgcacatatatgatgTGAAAATTATCAACTTTCatataatgttttttttttgagataACTTGCATAAGTTtgagaaaattttatcaattaaaatgaaataactttctcctttattttttctttaaagttttggccatttctttttttgtgtttaaaTTTCCAATCCAATTAACGATGCTTTGTAAGACCATTTCGTTCCCAGGCTCTGAGGTCAACCCATGCTCCATATTTTCTAACGTAATCAgttctttattattattatttaatctattaaaaaatgattttaCACCTCCgtaataacaaaaaatatcatCTTTGGAATGAATTAGCAATATAGGAATATCACTGGGGATAAATTTCATATCCTTTTCTAAGTTACTTGTTGCTCTTAGAAGTTCACACCAATATTTTACGGTTACGCCAATTTTGGATCGAATTTTATCAAAATTAGAAAGATCATTAAGATAGGGATATTTTTGAAATCCTATTTTTGTGGCAAGTCTTAACGTTGGGAAGAAGCCACTAATTATTCTTGAAAAtggtaaataaaaaactttatatttatatgaacGTGGTGAAGCTATTTTCTGAAAACAAATCATACTTGATAATGAGATGCATCCTTGAATATTTAAATTTCCTTTCCCATTGTTTTTTGTCTTCTCTAAAAGTTGTAATGTTCTTAAAGCAACGTTTCCGCCCATTGATTGACCAATTATGAATATTGGACATGGACAacatttattattcttaCGTCCTTCACTACACCGGGGTTTCTTATCGATTTGAAGATCCTTGTTGCTTTGGGGATCCTCGTTGCTTTGGGGATCCTTGTTACATTGGGGATTCTTGTTACATTGGGGATTCTTGTTACTTTGGGGATTCTTGTTACATTGGGGATTCTTGTTACTTTGGGGATTCTTGTTACTTTGGGGATTCTTGTTACATTGGGGATTCTTGTTACTTTGGGGATTCTTGTTACATTGGGGATTCTTGTTACATTGGGGATTCTTGTTACATTGGGGATTCTTGTTACTTTGGGGATTCTTGTTGCTTTTGGGATCCTTGTTACTTTGGGGATCCTTGTTGCTTTTCGGATCCTTGTCACTTTGGGGATTTTTATTGCTTTTGGGATTACTTTTATTCCTCCTCACATTTCTGTTACATCTATCACTATTACCTTCATTGTTGCCATCACAAAGAGTAGTACAATCCGTCTGGTTTTCGCAAGTTGTCTTGGAatcattttcctcatcttTTAAACATAATTCatcattaattatattaagATACTGTATTACGTCATGCACTAAATCATCAAAGTTGTTAATGTGCAGACTTAAGTCTTTCCACCCGTGGGACAGTCCATGACCTTGTAAATCTAATGCATATACTGAATAGCCTTCTTTATTAAAATGTTCTACCCAGCTGTCTTTATAAacgtaaaaattgttttcatcTTTTAATATAGCCCTAGAGTTGTCCACGATTTCAACGTTATGTCTTAAAAAGGTCAATCTTGCATGTGAATTTAGACCATGAATTAATATTATAACTCCTATGGCGTTTTTTACTAACCAGCCATACGTTCTCATTAATAAGCCATCCTTATTAAAGAAAGCGCCAAGTGTTGGTTTGCCGTCTAGTCTAGTAGTAGTTGGGGCTATGATATCTTCGTCATAGTATACACACCCACccattatatttataaaaataagaaaaaaaatatattttttacaacatcgaaaatggaaaaaagtacaaaccTATACACTAttacacacttttttttatgaacaaataaCTTCCAATTATGCAAAACGAACAGCTTTATTTTAACCCCCTCTCCCTTTCTACTACGTGTaattaaatataaacaaaaatccctacagaaaaaaaagtaaaataatacTTAAACAAAAATAGGGATATAACTTTACATAAAGTGCAAATCCATTTTaaagcatttaaaaaaaaaaatttaatttaaaacaCGGTTAATTAATAACAACACATggataaacaaaaataataaatgtgcagTTAAAATTGGCAAATGGTCATACAGAAGGATTACATACAtctaaaataataaatagaaaaaatatatatattattatatattgcgcgtataaaaatgaaaagggaaaaaaaaacgatcaCAGGATCTCGGGCTTGCGGCActttattatattaaaaaaatgatcagAAAGCCGTAtacaaaaacgaaaaagatgCTTCTAAAATGAATCAGTGACTGACGGATTTtaccttattttttattttttttaccaagcACTGCTGTTTCGGGTAAATACCTAAAATACTCTTATGTGTTTTAatttatacaattttttttacttgtaTTCTAGTAATATGAATTTCgttttgtaataaataattttagAGCAAAATGTCGAAAAAAGGATTACCTATTCTTTTGAGCGAGAAATGTAAagattaaaaagaagagcttattacaattataaatttttttttttttcctttttggagcATTTCATTTATTGTTATATAGTAaagtaacatatatatttaatatttgtTCCTCATATTTCTATCATTTATGATAAACAAATTTACTACTAAATCACAACAGAAGACACTCGACGCCCAATATGTGGTACATTAtacttatataataaattttcccacgttttaaaaaaatttatacctCAAACATCCGTTgtatatttaattatttcctATTCACATATCTTGTGTTAATCCCCCATTTGAAGTATAggtaaaatatgaataattatacAAAAAACTATCATtgtaaatataaacaaaaaatgacatgCCAAACATTTAACACATTATACattttacatatgtaattataaaatgaatgaataacTGAATTCGATTTTTGGAGCAGCTACATGTTATTTAGAACGAAAGCGTTTATGTAATATGAATGTATCACGGAATGAATGTGTCCAATAacatgtatttatttatccTGTGTGTCCAATATAATTTATGACGAAAAGTataattctgtttttttttttttttttttctttcttatttctATAATATTTGTACAAATGCTTAagacatatatttatatttttattcccattATAGGTTTTGATAAAAGTACAAGGTACCATTCTTATTAGGTGAAAATTTGTTGTAATTTCCCCGTGAAGCTCTCATTTAATTATTCTGAACAACATAATATTGTCCTGTGGTGCTATAAATTTAACAGAAGTTTAGCACACATTTGCAATTTCCCGTCCAGTTAATATCACttatttgttattattattgttatttttttaatcgtattcataaatataaaaaatatatccaatGGAAGAATTTTCTGAAAGTTCTCTATTTGGTTTTTTGAAAAGTTTACTTCCAAGGCCTGGTACTTGTGGCTGTACCGCATTTTCAAGAGTTAATACAATTTCCCTTACCTTAAGCATATGTTTGGCTGTATTTTCAATGCTCTTggcaaattattattttgaaaGTTGCTATTTggtaatataaaaattatgcacaaattgtgtgcaaatataaatatgcataaaCGCTGTGTACCCCTCTTCACCATGTAGTAATTTATTAGCAagtaatatacatatacacgcGCGAACCATTCTTGTTAATCCCATTttctatcctttttttatcgttttAGAAACCAAGAGATATacttgaagaagaaaaattgcaaagaggaaaaactgatgaagaaattgtaaaaataaaagcaatgAACGAGGCAGAAATGACGCACACAGTATGGATGTGAAATTAAATAGCCTTGAAATACTGTTCCCCGATTCCGTGGAAAATCAAATGGACAAAATGCCacaaaaggaatggaaaagaaacacATCTTAGAGAGCATAATACTTTAAATCGAGCAGTAAATCGACTTTATTGATTCATATTAGGAAAATTATGGTAAATCAAAATCGTAGAAGTGAAAGATTTTAATGAAGCATCCTATTAACAAGTGGTATAATATAACGTTATAAGTTTTGCTGTGTGTTTAGATGCAGATGCAGAACATTTTCATCGATATTAACTCCTacttacaaaaatgaagattcTTGATTCTACACATGTGAAAGAATTAtttagataaaaaaaagttacacatttgctaaaatgaaaggaagcCTTGTATGAATGACATACCGACAAGAAACTAAATGAACCAATTTGGTAGAAAAGACAATGTAACTTACCGATAAGGAAAATTGGCTAAAGTGATGAACAAGGAGATTAGTATAAAAACGCAACAGTACAATAATTGTGTCCCACACCAGGtaaaacaatatatatatatacacatgacTAGCGCACGATAAAATAAGCACATCGGATAATGTTAGACAGAATTCCTGAATGAATGGGCAGAATTCCTTTGCCAGGAATAAGCGTATGAACGTTTTCGATGTTACAAACGCGTACAAATGAATAATTCCTCTTATAGAAAAAAGGCTACTCATTAACGTACTAAGTGTGTAATAAGTGGGAAAAGTAATCCCtatgtatgtatacttcTTTCTCACGAGTAATTTTTAGAGGTTTCTTTTTAAACTATGTCTACACTttaattatgcatatattccaTACTCACCTTGTTTGCTTTGTTCATTGCACTACTTTCGTCTCTACCATGATTCGTTATTTGGAAAATATAATTCTATTAAGAAAATTGCTTCAAATtacaaaatattatatgtataagttaaagtgaaaattccATCATATCACCCCTTTTTAGAAACGTTTACACCATGTGCATTACGTATATTATCCTTAACCTTATATTTTAACTTAATCTATgatttttttggaagaaaaaaaacataactGTGGGAAATATCGTAAACAATCAACAATATTACTATTTTTgtgagaaaatgaaaaaattcgtCCTCTACTCTGCAGATTCGTAAGAATCAGTTGGTAGGCACTAGTTGCAGAAAACGTGGGTAAGAAATTATTCATTATGAGTAAACAGAGTATTCCAAAAAGAGGATTAGTGAAATATGGCTACAACATCAAACTCCAACCCTCCTCAACTGTATGGAACAGCTAAAAAGACACTACTTCTCCGGCATAATCCACCTCCGTCCTCCTATCCATtcttattcatataataatcAAAAACTGCAAATGAAAATCAAACTTTTAaaacatttccttcctatatatCATTTTCCTATCATTTTACACACAATATTATTAAAGTGTGCGCCTTACCTTTTCTACAATTCTTTTAAACACCCgaattttaatttatcgAATCCTTATTCACATTACCTTAGATATGTCATATTAAATTGAATATACACATCCAAATGTCTTTATAACCGTATTacgtattttattattttttttttctctctaaTGTAATACACTTTTTAACAATGGTTAAACAAGTCCATATTATAaggaatttcttttttttacaatagtTAAGAATTCAAATAACAATGATTCATTAAAAAGTTGTACATAATGGGATGTAACCATGTTCTTAACAAAATGGTATCACACAAAATACCATCCTTATACACCTCATCGGTTTAATTAAAAGTGCAAGTAGAATACGTTTAATTTgagaacaaaaacaaaataaccttcttttattaagaataaaatgataCAACTCATCCCCTAAGGTGTAATAAAAACGCGTCGAAGTAGTGCAAATATCTTTAATACGTGTGATGCGCTGCATTCCATTTCGAGGTGCTATCACACACATCTTTCTGTCTAAATCATTATACAGCTAGTGACCTTTAAGATATATAGGAACGTAAGACATGCTAATAAACTCATTATTATTGCTAACCCCACAATAGTTTGAACCAAATAAACGACTTAACGAAAGGAGAGAGCATTTAGTAACAGTACACAGGATCACCTACATGTACCTTCTTCATGCTATTCTGGGTAAGACCTATAttcataaattatatatttatttgtaaCAAAATTGGGTTCTCAAGTAATTATTTCGTATATTAAAAATGCCTCTATAATGTGaaacatattttattatttttccaatttgaacactttttgaaatattaagttaagtgcatatacataattacATACAAATAGACATACATGcgtttgttcgtttttataattattccCAAACTTGTAGACAACGAAACTTCGCATAATATGCCCAAACATGTAATAACAAGGAACATAACTTCGACGTAATGAATGATTTCCTTGCCTCCCACAACGATCAAGTGGCACTTCTAGAATTACTTACGATCATCAATTCGCATATGCAacgaataaaataaaatagaattaccatacataaataatatactACTGTATGTGATACTTCCTGCTTACAGGACAGCAAACATAATGAGAAAACATGGTGTCACGGTAccattcctttatttatggTATAGTTATATTGTACTTAATATGTCTTACGCCACATGATGAAACcgtacaaaatttttactacGTATATTTCATTCATACGTCGCCAATCATTTATTAAATTGCACTATATTTACGCTTCTTTGATGGTTAACAGAATTAAAAGTAGTCTCTTATTTTGTAGCAAAACaaggaatattttcttcaaaaattgCAATACTTCCTTATAAtggtatatttttatatacatgctatacatgcctttttttcataaagtATGCTATATAATAAAAAGGCAGAAAAGCAGCACGTAAATTCATTAACAAACTATTGCACAGCTGCCCATAGGCAACAACAAACCCTTTAAATTATTTCgtaaaaatatcaaaaattTACATTGTAATTTGTTGGATCAACTACAACttgcatataatataaataaaacagcaaaaaaattggaaattaTTTAGAATACTAAAATGTGCTAATGGCAGTAATGATTATTTTTGTAGcctaaaaataaacaaagaaTTTATTTACCCGCAAAATGAAACGCCATTCAAGAAATTAATTTATAGCATAAAAAGATATATCAAAGAattccattatttttatatagaATTAAATGACACGAAATAATAGTTTAATTGCTCCGATTAAGGGAAGCTTCCACATATGTAAATgtatttgttcatatattaccataatatatttaaaattgctgcatttattaataatatatatattcttttcattatattattttttttccccaatccCCAACTTTTCATTGCATCACAATCACAggttttttaaagaaatgcATCTAATGCCGATAAAGGTAATTACTT from Plasmodium coatneyi strain Hackeri chromosome 12, complete sequence includes these protein-coding regions:
- a CDS encoding PST-A protein, which translates into the protein MGGCVYYDEDIIAPTTTRLDGKPTLGAFFNKDGLLMRTYGWLVKNAIGVIILIHGLNSHARLTFLRHNVEIVDNSRAILKDENNFYVYKDSWVEHFNKEGYSVYALDLQGHGLSHGWKDLSLHINNFDDLVHDVIQYLNIINDELCLKDEENDSKTTCENQTDCTTLCDGNNEGNSDRCNRNVRRNKSNPKSNKNPQSDKDPKSNKDPQSNKDPKSNKNPQSNKNPQCNKNPQCNKNPQCNKNPQSNKNPQCNKNPQSNKNPQSNKNPQCNKNPQSNKNPQCNKNPQCNKDPQSNEDPQSNKDLQIDKKPRCSEGRKNNKCCPCPIFIIGQSMGGNVALRTLQLLEKTKNNGKGNLNIQGCISLSSMICFQKIASPRSYKYKVFYLPFSRIISGFFPTLRLATKIGFQKYPYLNDLSNFDKIRSKIGVTVKYWCELLRATSNLEKDMKFIPSDIPILLIHSKDDIFCYYGGVKSFFNRLNNNNKELITLENMEHGLTSEPGNEMVLQSIVNWIGNLNTKKEMAKTLKKK